From Proteiniborus sp. MB09-C3, the proteins below share one genomic window:
- a CDS encoding rubrerythrin family protein: MNDMTAQNLRSAFGGESQAHMRYKAWGDKALKDGFPTVATLFSAISYAEEIHAKGHFRLLKDVKGDFLVASGAGFGIGTTSENLQGAANGELFEVNQMYPAYVAVAEVQGEKAAANLMKGIIEAEKTHADLYLRAKEYTDAGKDVEFTNIHVCEVCGYAAEGEMVDKCPICNASNEKFRVFK; the protein is encoded by the coding sequence ATGAACGATATGACAGCTCAAAACTTAAGATCAGCTTTTGGTGGTGAAAGCCAAGCACATATGAGATATAAAGCTTGGGGGGACAAGGCATTAAAAGATGGTTTTCCAACAGTAGCTACATTATTTAGTGCTATTTCTTATGCAGAAGAAATACACGCAAAAGGACATTTTAGATTACTAAAAGATGTAAAGGGTGACTTTTTAGTTGCATCAGGAGCAGGCTTTGGAATAGGGACTACATCAGAAAATCTTCAAGGAGCAGCTAATGGAGAGCTTTTTGAAGTAAATCAAATGTATCCAGCATATGTAGCTGTAGCAGAAGTACAAGGAGAAAAAGCAGCGGCTAATTTGATGAAGGGAATAATTGAAGCAGAAAAAACTCATGCTGACCTTTACCTAAGAGCAAAAGAATATACAGATGCAGGTAAAGATGTAGAATTTACTAATATTCATGTATGTGAAGTATGCGGATATGCAGCAGAAGGAGAAATGGTTGACAAATGCCCTATCTGTAATGCATCAAATGAAAAATTCAGAGTATTTAAATAA
- the abc-f gene encoding ribosomal protection-like ABC-F family protein produces the protein MIDISLNEISKYYGANKVLEDITFEIHSGDRIGLIGKNGTGKTTILKIIAGIENSDGGILSIRKNATIGYLAQMPDYPKEYKVIDVLNTAFERQNEIKAKMRELENKMSSSNEDEIEKIMKNYGELQYTYEHIGGYEIEEKLNRVCTGLKFTESMLERNFGNLSGGEKTTVMLGNMLLQNPDILLLDEPSNHLDLESVEWLEEFIKEYQGSVLVISHDRYFLDNIATKIIEVESKKSKTYIGNYSFYVQYKEEMLNLQLEAYKTQQKKIKQMEEAIKRFREWGTIAGDEPMFKKAANMEKRIEKMDKVEKPILNQPKIKVNFTRGERSANEVVRINGLKKSFGENVILENLDLSVRYKERLCILGKNGSGKSTLIKLLLNKYTQDEGEIILGSRVRIGYLEQEIFFEDEEKTVLEAINEYFMVPEGEGRRILAGFLFRGQDVFKKIKSLSGGEKSRLRLCIMMQEQNNLLILDEPTNHLDIDSREMLEKALENYDGTIIFISHDRYFINKLAERIVEIDNRKLIEYLGDYNYYKEKKSEIKMALIADKIKAHEVKPINKRHKDNNISPEAEEAKKKRKASFLEEEIQELEDLISQIDSQMEKVAYDHEKLSELYNEKESLTSKYEGLLAKWVELSS, from the coding sequence ATGATAGACATTAGTTTAAACGAAATAAGTAAATATTATGGAGCAAACAAGGTATTAGAAGATATCACATTTGAAATTCATAGTGGAGATAGAATAGGATTAATAGGGAAAAACGGCACAGGGAAAACGACTATATTAAAGATTATAGCTGGTATAGAAAATAGTGATGGAGGCATATTGTCTATAAGAAAAAATGCGACTATAGGGTACCTAGCCCAGATGCCAGATTATCCTAAAGAATACAAGGTTATAGATGTGCTTAATACTGCATTTGAAAGACAAAATGAGATAAAAGCTAAAATGAGAGAGCTTGAAAATAAGATGTCAAGCAGTAATGAGGATGAAATAGAGAAGATAATGAAAAACTATGGAGAGTTGCAGTATACTTATGAACATATAGGTGGATATGAAATTGAAGAGAAGCTTAATAGGGTATGCACTGGTCTTAAGTTCACAGAATCTATGCTAGAAAGAAACTTTGGCAATTTAAGCGGAGGAGAAAAGACCACTGTAATGCTAGGAAATATGCTATTACAAAACCCAGACATACTTCTATTAGATGAGCCATCAAATCATCTTGATTTAGAGTCTGTTGAGTGGCTTGAAGAATTTATTAAAGAATATCAAGGCTCCGTTTTAGTAATATCTCACGATAGGTATTTTTTAGACAATATAGCAACAAAGATAATAGAGGTAGAATCAAAAAAATCTAAGACCTATATAGGTAACTATAGCTTTTATGTGCAATATAAAGAAGAAATGCTAAATTTACAGCTTGAAGCTTATAAAACACAGCAAAAGAAGATTAAACAAATGGAAGAGGCTATAAAAAGATTTAGAGAATGGGGAACTATAGCTGGTGATGAACCTATGTTCAAAAAAGCCGCAAATATGGAAAAACGAATTGAAAAAATGGATAAAGTTGAAAAACCAATTTTAAATCAGCCCAAAATAAAGGTTAATTTTACACGGGGCGAGAGATCTGCTAATGAAGTAGTACGCATAAATGGATTAAAAAAATCCTTTGGTGAAAATGTAATATTAGAAAATTTAGACTTAAGTGTGAGATACAAAGAGAGGTTATGTATATTAGGCAAAAACGGCAGTGGAAAATCTACATTAATTAAATTACTTCTTAATAAATATACTCAGGACGAGGGAGAAATTATATTAGGTTCAAGAGTCAGGATAGGATATTTAGAGCAGGAAATCTTCTTTGAAGATGAAGAAAAGACTGTATTAGAGGCAATTAATGAATATTTTATGGTACCAGAAGGGGAAGGAAGAAGAATATTAGCAGGATTTTTATTTCGTGGACAAGATGTATTCAAAAAAATAAAAAGCCTCTCTGGAGGAGAAAAAAGCAGACTTAGACTATGCATTATGATGCAGGAACAAAATAATCTCCTTATATTAGATGAGCCTACTAACCATTTAGATATTGATTCCAGAGAAATGTTGGAGAAGGCATTAGAAAACTATGATGGAACCATAATTTTTATATCACATGATAGATATTTTATAAACAAGCTAGCAGAGAGAATAGTAGAAATAGACAATAGAAAGCTAATAGAGTATTTAGGAGACTATAATTATTATAAAGAGAAGAAGTCAGAAATTAAGATGGCTTTAATAGCTGATAAAATCAAAGCTCATGAGGTAAAGCCAATCAATAAAAGGCATAAGGATAATAACATTAGCCCTGAGGCTGAAGAAGCAAAGAAAAAGAGGAAAGCTTCTTTCCTTGAGGAAGAAATTCAGGAGCTTGAAGACCTTATTTCACAAATAGATAGTCAGATGGAAAAGGTAGCTTATGATCATGAAAAGCTAAGTGAGCTTTATAACGAAAAAGAAAGCCTAACAAGTAAATATGAAGGTTTATTGGCAAAATGGGTAGAATTAAGCTCCTAA
- a CDS encoding PrsW family glutamic-type intramembrane protease, with protein MNKLNTRLFIIAIVPAASIAYAVYLSDRYDKEPISLLFKTFIFGALSVIPTIIVERFLSSINAFSGLLGIAITAFVVAGFTEEYFKRLVVIKLMCKNKYFDEKLDGIVYSVFSALGFATVENVIYVVFRYSYNSYIGLYRGILSVPAHAIFGVTMGYYLSLSKFASTKERARANFRKSLYMPMLLHGAFDFILMAGVPEAGIIIAIYAIYLWITNQKKLNTYIYDSYSRFNRLHYDDEE; from the coding sequence ATGAATAAATTGAATACAAGACTATTTATAATAGCTATAGTTCCAGCTGCTTCCATAGCATACGCAGTATATTTAAGTGATAGATACGATAAAGAACCAATATCTCTTTTATTTAAGACATTTATATTTGGTGCACTGTCAGTTATTCCTACTATAATTGTAGAAAGGTTTTTGTCTTCCATAAACGCATTTTCAGGCTTGCTTGGCATAGCGATTACTGCCTTTGTAGTTGCAGGCTTTACAGAAGAATACTTTAAAAGATTGGTAGTTATCAAACTAATGTGTAAAAACAAATATTTTGACGAAAAGCTTGATGGAATAGTATACTCTGTATTTTCAGCCCTAGGCTTTGCTACTGTAGAAAATGTCATATATGTAGTGTTTAGGTATAGTTACAATTCATATATAGGATTATACAGGGGCATATTATCTGTTCCTGCTCACGCTATTTTTGGTGTGACAATGGGCTACTATCTATCATTATCTAAATTTGCCTCTACCAAGGAAAGGGCTAGGGCAAATTTTAGAAAATCGTTGTATATGCCTATGCTTTTACACGGAGCATTTGACTTTATACTTATGGCAGGAGTTCCAGAGGCAGGTATAATTATTGCAATATATGCGATATATCTATGGATAACAAATCAGAAAAAACTAAACACATATATTTATGATTCATATTCAAGGTTTAACAGATTACATTATGATGACGAGGAATAA
- a CDS encoding CapA family protein, which translates to MNRKRIALGIIILLFFVTLLSAGYILDKLGPRLGNDIDAGEIGSGKEIGELPEEEEVIPPNIEVTIVAAGDIMFHSPQIKGAYNPETNEYDFRFAFEHVKKYIESADLAVGNFETVTAGEEYGYKGYPTFNSPNSTVIALKEAGFDILSTANNHSLDKGKKGIINTIDNILEHGLVNVGTYKEPTDEVHIQDINGIRAAILSYTYGCNGLEGLLTQEELKYMVNIIDEDRIKQDIEKADENQVDITVVIIHWGNEYQREPSEYQIELANKMIEWGADIILGSHPHVIQRSEIREYNGEDKFIIYSMGNFISNQRRETLNIGNKKYTEDGIIVKLTLEKDFSLGKTIIKEVDYIPTWVYRYSESGVQKHVILPTSEYIEPENENFSKEVLNMIEESYNNTIKLMDQR; encoded by the coding sequence ATGAATAGAAAGAGAATAGCTCTAGGTATAATTATCTTATTGTTTTTTGTAACCTTATTATCTGCTGGTTATATTTTAGATAAATTAGGACCTAGATTAGGAAATGATATTGATGCTGGTGAAATTGGGAGTGGTAAAGAAATAGGAGAATTACCTGAGGAGGAAGAAGTCATTCCTCCCAATATTGAAGTCACCATTGTAGCTGCCGGTGATATTATGTTTCATTCTCCACAGATAAAGGGGGCCTATAATCCTGAAACAAATGAATATGATTTTAGATTTGCCTTTGAGCATGTTAAAAAATATATAGAAAGCGCTGACTTAGCTGTAGGAAATTTTGAGACAGTTACTGCAGGAGAAGAATACGGATATAAAGGATATCCTACGTTTAATTCTCCAAACTCTACTGTAATAGCTTTGAAGGAGGCCGGTTTTGATATACTTTCTACTGCAAACAATCATAGTCTTGACAAAGGAAAAAAAGGTATAATTAACACTATAGACAATATATTGGAGCATGGACTAGTAAATGTAGGCACATATAAAGAGCCTACTGATGAGGTGCATATACAAGACATAAATGGTATCAGAGCTGCTATCTTATCCTATACATATGGATGCAATGGCTTAGAAGGCTTGCTTACTCAAGAAGAGCTTAAATATATGGTAAATATCATAGATGAAGATAGGATAAAGCAAGATATTGAAAAGGCAGATGAAAATCAGGTAGATATAACAGTGGTTATCATTCATTGGGGCAATGAGTATCAAAGAGAGCCTTCCGAATATCAAATTGAATTGGCGAATAAAATGATTGAGTGGGGAGCTGACATAATATTAGGTAGCCACCCACATGTCATTCAAAGATCGGAGATTAGAGAATATAATGGTGAAGATAAATTTATTATTTATTCCATGGGCAATTTTATTTCGAATCAAAGAAGAGAGACACTAAACATAGGAAATAAAAAATATACCGAGGATGGAATTATTGTTAAACTTACTTTAGAGAAGGATTTTTCATTAGGAAAGACTATTATCAAGGAAGTTGACTATATACCTACATGGGTCTATAGATACAGTGAGTCAGGTGTACAAAAACATGTAATACTTCCTACATCTGAATATATAGAGCCAGAAAATGAAAACTTCAGTAAAGAAGTTCTCAACATGATTGAAGAGTCATATAATAATACGATTAAACTAATGGACCAGAGATAA
- a CDS encoding dipeptide epimerase: protein MKITDIKLGHISVPLRKPFKTALRTVHSVEDVVVRIETDTGHVGYGEAPPTGAITGDTAGAIIGAIEDHIKKQLVGMNIENMEEIMLKLDKSIVKNTSAKAAVDIAVYDLYGQLYKAPVYKLLGGYRKEIVTDITISVNDPEEMARDSIEAINRGYRTLKIKVGMDSSLDLKRMKAIRAAVGYDIDLRIDANQGWTPKEAIHILRKMEDAGLNIELVEQPVPGHDIEGLKLVTDNVSIPVLADESVFSPRDAMTIIQMRAADLVNIKLMKTGGIHNALKICSAAEIYGIECMIGCMLEAKISVTAAVHLAAAKSIITKIDLDGPILCREDPVDGGAIFEDYRITLTDAPGFGFKEIHGVTYRE, encoded by the coding sequence ATGAAGATAACAGATATAAAGCTAGGGCATATATCTGTTCCATTAAGAAAGCCTTTTAAGACAGCCTTAAGGACTGTACACAGTGTAGAGGACGTAGTTGTAAGAATAGAAACTGACACAGGACATGTTGGATATGGAGAAGCACCTCCCACAGGAGCAATAACAGGAGATACAGCTGGCGCTATAATAGGTGCAATAGAAGATCATATAAAGAAGCAGTTAGTTGGTATGAATATAGAAAACATGGAAGAAATAATGCTGAAATTAGATAAATCCATTGTGAAAAATACGAGTGCAAAGGCAGCAGTAGATATTGCAGTTTACGATTTATATGGGCAGCTATATAAGGCACCAGTATATAAGTTGTTAGGGGGTTATAGAAAAGAAATAGTTACTGATATAACTATAAGTGTCAATGACCCCGAGGAAATGGCTAGGGATAGTATCGAGGCAATAAATCGAGGGTATAGGACACTGAAAATCAAAGTAGGTATGGACTCGTCATTAGATTTAAAACGAATGAAAGCCATCAGAGCTGCTGTGGGATATGATATAGATTTAAGAATAGATGCAAATCAGGGCTGGACCCCCAAAGAAGCAATACATATACTAAGAAAGATGGAAGATGCAGGCTTAAATATTGAGCTTGTAGAGCAGCCAGTGCCAGGCCATGACATTGAAGGTTTAAAGCTAGTTACAGATAATGTTTCCATTCCTGTATTAGCAGATGAAAGTGTATTTTCACCAAGGGATGCTATGACAATTATTCAAATGCGAGCCGCAGATTTAGTCAACATTAAATTGATGAAAACAGGTGGTATACATAATGCTTTGAAAATATGCTCTGCTGCAGAGATTTACGGTATAGAGTGCATGATTGGGTGTATGCTAGAGGCTAAGATAAGCGTTACAGCAGCAGTTCACCTAGCAGCAGCTAAAAGTATAATTACGAAAATTGATTTAGATGGGCCGATATTGTGCAGAGAAGATCCGGTTGATGGAGGAGCTATATTTGAAGATTATAGAATCACATTAACAGATGCTCCGGGTTTTGGATTTAAGGAGATACATGGAGTAACTTATAGAGAGTAG
- the cdaA gene encoding diadenylate cyclase CdaA — MQYFANLFYNIRIRDAIDILIVAYVFYKIFMLIRETRAEQLIKGIVVLLVATKVSEVLELYTVFWILEKTMTVGVIALLIVFQPELRRALEVIGRTRFFTKSLAEIKSEEIDIISNEIVEAVASLSRQKIGALMVFERETGLNEVVDTGTRIKGKVSSGLLINIFIPNTPLHDGAVIIREDTIKAAGCFLPLTDNMNLSKEIGTRHRAALGITERSDSIAIIVSEETGIISVAENGVLTRYLDIKALKEILVNMYTPKTPKPNLLSKWRNRNE; from the coding sequence ATGCAATATTTTGCTAACTTATTCTATAATATAAGAATTAGAGATGCGATAGATATTTTAATAGTCGCATATGTGTTTTATAAGATATTTATGCTTATAAGAGAAACAAGAGCAGAGCAGCTTATAAAGGGTATAGTGGTATTGCTAGTAGCCACAAAGGTAAGTGAGGTATTAGAGCTATATACTGTCTTTTGGATACTTGAAAAGACTATGACAGTAGGAGTTATAGCTTTATTGATTGTATTTCAACCAGAGTTAAGGAGAGCTTTAGAGGTTATTGGAAGGACTAGATTTTTCACTAAATCTCTTGCAGAGATAAAAAGCGAAGAGATAGACATTATATCTAATGAGATAGTTGAAGCTGTAGCTTCTCTTTCTAGACAAAAGATAGGTGCACTAATGGTTTTTGAAAGGGAGACAGGATTAAATGAGGTAGTAGATACTGGAACAAGAATTAAAGGTAAAGTATCAAGCGGACTCTTAATAAATATATTTATACCTAATACACCTCTTCATGATGGGGCTGTTATCATAAGAGAAGACACGATTAAAGCAGCTGGATGTTTTCTTCCATTAACTGATAATATGAATTTAAGTAAGGAAATAGGGACAAGACATAGAGCAGCACTTGGTATAACTGAAAGGTCTGATAGTATAGCCATAATTGTTTCAGAAGAGACTGGAATAATATCTGTAGCAGAAAATGGAGTACTGACTAGATATTTAGATATAAAAGCATTGAAGGAAATATTAGTAAATATGTATACACCTAAGACTCCAAAGCCAAATTTGCTGTCCAAATGGAGGAATAGAAATGAATAA
- a CDS encoding CdaR family protein produces the protein MNKAKKNNITIRIVSILIAVIMWSYVMNEVNPQTTKLFPGIKVDYINQDYLSEAGLAIMEPKEAKITVELAGRRSDINNINPNDIIVQADLLGYVEGVNRMIIDVKAPENVTVKSVSPQYIQLKLDSIITKEFNVSLETSGNTEDGHTPGEGEIKPSTVLIKGPRTWVNSVYKVVTTVQLSNINTDIKTSLPVRALDDKKEEVRGIEKEPNTVEVIMPILGTKNIPIRPRLKGSPLNGYIITDIQMNPVSIKVKGKKEILKDIEFLETEPIDIDLISISKDVPVNIVFPEGVELMDDKIKPLAKINVEKIIEKDIELDTSKLTFINLDTRYVVDKTSLPDKITITVRGAEGKIDALSENDITFYSDLSGLEKGTHSVNVKVILQEDIELIHTEPETIQLTIEEEF, from the coding sequence ATGAATAAGGCAAAGAAAAATAATATTACCATAAGGATTGTATCAATACTAATAGCCGTTATTATGTGGTCATATGTAATGAATGAGGTTAACCCGCAAACTACTAAGCTTTTCCCTGGAATAAAAGTGGATTATATAAATCAAGATTATTTATCCGAAGCTGGATTGGCAATAATGGAGCCAAAGGAAGCCAAGATAACTGTGGAGCTTGCAGGTAGAAGAAGCGATATAAATAATATTAACCCCAATGACATAATAGTACAAGCTGATTTATTGGGATACGTAGAAGGAGTGAATAGAATGATTATCGATGTAAAAGCTCCTGAAAATGTTACTGTAAAATCTGTAAGTCCTCAATATATACAGTTAAAACTTGATAGCATAATAACTAAGGAGTTTAATGTATCCTTAGAAACTTCAGGAAATACTGAGGATGGTCATACTCCTGGTGAAGGAGAGATAAAGCCTAGTACTGTACTAATTAAGGGACCGAGAACATGGGTTAATTCTGTATACAAGGTAGTGACTACTGTCCAATTATCCAATATAAATACAGACATAAAGACTAGTTTACCTGTTAGAGCATTAGATGATAAGAAAGAAGAAGTCAGAGGCATAGAAAAGGAACCAAATACAGTAGAAGTCATCATGCCAATCTTAGGAACTAAGAATATTCCAATTCGTCCAAGGCTTAAAGGTTCTCCACTAAATGGATATATTATTACAGATATTCAAATGAACCCTGTAAGTATTAAGGTAAAAGGAAAAAAAGAAATATTAAAGGATATTGAATTTCTTGAGACAGAGCCAATTGACATTGACCTTATAAGCATATCAAAAGATGTTCCGGTAAATATCGTCTTTCCAGAAGGTGTAGAGCTAATGGATGATAAAATAAAACCGCTGGCTAAGATAAATGTAGAAAAAATAATTGAAAAGGACATTGAGCTTGACACAAGCAAGCTAACTTTCATCAATTTAGATACTAGGTATGTTGTTGATAAAACCAGTCTACCCGATAAAATTACGATAACGGTAAGGGGAGCAGAGGGCAAAATAGATGCACTAAGTGAAAATGACATTACATTCTATTCTGATTTGTCGGGATTAGAAAAAGGAACCCATAGTGTAAACGTAAAGGTAATATTGCAAGAAGATATAGAGCTTATACACACAGAACCAGAAACTATTCAACTGACCATTGAAGAAGAATTTTAA
- the buk gene encoding butyrate kinase, whose amino-acid sequence MPREYILAINPGSTSTKVALYNGEEKVFSSKIEHPSIELDRYSSVIEQYDYRLNVIINWLREANVTTASLRATVGRGGLLRPMPAGTYLVTDAMINDLKDNIGGEHASNLGGILAKGIADKEEIKAFIVDPVAVDEMNHIARISGMPDIQRRSQVHALNIKAVSHRYAHEHNKNLKDINLIVAHLGGGISVAPIEKGLITDVNNANEMGPLSPERSGGLPVGDLVKMCYSGKYTFNEIKAKLKGKGGLVSYLGTNNAKEVEERANNGDERAGLIFMVMAYQIAKEIGAMAAALCGKLDAIILTGGLAYSKTLTDKIQSMTGFIAPVVLYPGEDELKALNEGALRVLEGEEAEKIYENEVIIND is encoded by the coding sequence ATGCCAAGGGAATATATTTTAGCAATCAATCCTGGGTCAACAAGCACAAAAGTGGCTTTATATAACGGCGAGGAAAAGGTTTTCAGCAGTAAAATTGAGCATCCGAGCATAGAACTTGACAGATATAGTAGTGTTATAGAGCAATATGATTATCGTTTAAATGTAATCATTAATTGGCTAAGAGAGGCAAACGTTACCACGGCTTCTCTAAGAGCAACAGTAGGACGAGGTGGTCTTCTAAGACCAATGCCTGCAGGCACTTACTTAGTTACAGATGCCATGATTAATGATTTAAAGGATAATATCGGTGGCGAGCATGCCTCAAACCTTGGAGGCATACTTGCAAAGGGAATTGCAGATAAAGAAGAAATTAAGGCTTTTATAGTGGATCCTGTTGCAGTAGATGAGATGAATCATATTGCCAGAATATCAGGAATGCCAGATATACAAAGAAGATCTCAAGTTCATGCACTAAACATAAAAGCAGTATCACATAGATATGCCCATGAGCACAATAAAAATCTTAAGGACATAAATCTAATAGTTGCTCATCTGGGCGGAGGCATATCTGTTGCTCCTATTGAAAAAGGACTCATAACAGACGTAAACAATGCTAATGAAATGGGACCTTTATCGCCTGAAAGAAGTGGCGGACTTCCAGTAGGAGATCTAGTCAAGATGTGCTATTCAGGCAAATATACATTTAACGAAATAAAAGCAAAGCTCAAGGGCAAAGGCGGCCTTGTATCTTATCTTGGAACAAATAACGCAAAAGAAGTAGAGGAAAGAGCTAACAATGGAGATGAAAGGGCTGGTCTTATTTTCATGGTCATGGCTTATCAGATAGCTAAAGAAATTGGTGCTATGGCTGCAGCATTATGTGGCAAGCTAGATGCCATAATATTGACTGGCGGATTAGCATATTCAAAGACACTTACTGATAAAATCCAGAGCATGACAGGATTCATAGCTCCAGTAGTATTGTATCCGGGAGAAGATGAGCTGAAAGCCTTAAATGAAGGTGCATTGAGGGTGCTAGAGGGAGAGGAAGCAGAAAAAATATATGAAAACGAGGTGATAATAAATGATTAA
- the ptb gene encoding phosphate butyryltransferase yields MIKNFENVLNLAKSRGPKTISVAVAQDKEVLLAVKEANKMGIVDAILVGDKNEIIKIAEEISMDLSKCELIDIKDVVEASRKAVELVSTGKAHIVMKGLVDTSIILKAVLDEKIGLRTGNVLSHVAVFSVDTYEKLLLVTDAAMNIAPDLSQKKQIVENAVFLAHSIDIENPKVAVVCAKEKVNPKMPATVDAEQLVQMNENGEIAGCIVGGPFALDNAISKEAAIHKGIDHPVAGDADIILTPNIESGNVLYKALAFLAKSKNAGIIVGARAPIVLTSRADNDEAKLNSIALAVLMASKK; encoded by the coding sequence ATGATTAAGAACTTTGAAAATGTTTTAAATCTTGCTAAGAGCAGAGGACCAAAGACAATATCTGTAGCCGTAGCTCAGGACAAAGAAGTACTTTTAGCAGTAAAGGAAGCAAATAAAATGGGAATAGTTGATGCAATACTTGTTGGAGACAAGAATGAAATAATAAAAATAGCAGAAGAAATTAGCATGGATTTAAGTAAGTGTGAGCTTATAGATATTAAAGATGTGGTAGAGGCTTCAAGGAAAGCTGTAGAGCTTGTAAGCACAGGAAAAGCTCATATAGTGATGAAGGGCTTAGTAGATACATCAATTATTTTAAAAGCAGTACTAGATGAAAAAATTGGACTTAGAACAGGCAATGTATTAAGCCATGTTGCTGTATTTAGTGTTGATACATACGAAAAGCTGCTATTAGTTACAGATGCTGCTATGAATATAGCTCCAGATCTTAGTCAAAAGAAGCAGATTGTGGAGAATGCAGTATTTTTAGCTCATTCAATAGATATAGAAAACCCAAAAGTAGCCGTTGTATGTGCAAAAGAGAAAGTGAATCCTAAAATGCCTGCAACAGTTGATGCAGAACAATTAGTACAAATGAATGAAAATGGCGAGATAGCAGGCTGTATAGTTGGAGGACCTTTTGCACTAGATAATGCAATATCAAAAGAAGCTGCAATCCATAAAGGCATAGACCATCCTGTGGCAGGAGATGCAGATATTATACTTACTCCAAACATAGAATCAGGGAATGTGTTATATAAAGCCCTTGCATTTTTAGCAAAATCGAAAAACGCTGGAATTATAGTAGGAGCAAGGGCTCCAATAGTTCTCACATCAAGAGCGGATAACGATGAGGCTAAATTAAACTCTATAGCATTAGCGGTGTTAATGGCTTCAAAAAAATAG
- the buk gene encoding butyrate kinase, whose amino-acid sequence MDVYRLLVINPGSTSTKIAVFHDEGLVLEETLRHSNEELADYTTIFDQYQFRKSIILKILDEKGINITELSAIVGRGGLLKPIPGGTYSVNNKMLEDLRKGVLGEHASNLGGVIANEIASGLNIPSYIVDPVVVDEMEDIARISGMPDIERISIFHALNQKAVARRFAKDKNRKYEDLNLIVAHLGGGISVGAHKKGKVVDVNNALDGEGPFSPERSGGLPVGDLAKLCYSGKYTLTEMKKKIKGCGGLVAYLGTNDAKKVYEMIEAGDEKAKLVFEAMAYQVAKEIGALSTVLEGQVDGIILTGGIAYNNMFTSWIRERVGFIADVVVYPGEDELIALAEGGLRVLRGEEKAKEYL is encoded by the coding sequence ATGGACGTATATAGGCTACTAGTAATAAATCCCGGCTCCACTTCTACTAAAATAGCTGTATTTCATGATGAAGGTCTTGTTCTAGAAGAGACATTAAGACATTCAAATGAAGAACTGGCTGATTACACTACAATATTTGATCAATATCAGTTCAGAAAAAGTATTATCTTAAAGATATTAGATGAGAAAGGAATAAATATTACAGAGTTAAGTGCTATTGTCGGGAGAGGTGGGCTATTAAAGCCTATACCTGGGGGGACATATAGCGTAAATAATAAGATGCTAGAGGATTTAAGAAAGGGTGTGCTTGGAGAACATGCCTCAAACCTTGGAGGAGTAATAGCTAATGAGATAGCTTCTGGGTTAAATATACCCTCTTATATAGTAGATCCAGTTGTAGTAGATGAGATGGAGGACATAGCTAGAATTTCAGGTATGCCAGACATAGAAAGAATAAGTATATTTCACGCTTTAAATCAAAAAGCGGTAGCAAGAAGATTTGCCAAAGATAAAAACAGAAAATATGAAGATTTAAACCTTATAGTTGCTCATCTAGGCGGAGGAATATCTGTTGGAGCTCATAAAAAGGGTAAAGTGGTGGATGTAAATAATGCTCTAGATGGTGAAGGCCCATTTTCACCTGAAAGAAGCGGAGGACTTCCAGTAGGTGACTTGGCAAAGCTTTGTTATTCAGGTAAATACACATTAACTGAAATGAAGAAAAAGATAAAGGGCTGTGGAGGTTTAGTAGCGTATTTAGGAACAAATGATGCTAAAAAAGTATACGAGATGATTGAAGCAGGAGATGAGAAAGCTAAGCTGGTATTTGAAGCCATGGCTTATCAGGTAGCAAAAGAAATAGGAGCCCTAAGTACTGTACTAGAAGGACAGGTAGATGGTATAATACTAACAGGTGGTATAGCCTATAATAACATGTTTACGTCTTGGATTAGGGAAAGAGTAGGATTTATTGCAGATGTTGTTGTCTATCCAGGGGAAGACGAGCTTATAGCTTTAGCAGAAGGTGGCTTAAGAGTATTAAGAGGAGAAGAAAAGGCGAAGGAATACCTATAA